Proteins encoded within one genomic window of Bradyrhizobium sp. CB1717:
- a CDS encoding Spy/CpxP family protein refolding chaperone: protein MNRSRKFVVSAAAFAVLALGPVGLSSAIAAGLTRTAMMDDDKMSKMPSPSDSSDKMNMGQPAGQPQNMSGGRMNDDKMKMPQQGQDNSGMQMMQMMPMMPMMQMMEKMMRGQMSSSGSSGAMSGPMDATERIEGRIAFLKAELQVSDKQAADWNSVADALRSSRQHLLEARKMLAMDDRLGSADRLEHYERHLSERLEALKSARVAFTRLYASLNESQKQTADTILLPLIASF, encoded by the coding sequence ATGAACCGTTCGAGAAAATTCGTCGTGAGCGCAGCCGCCTTTGCCGTCCTCGCCCTGGGGCCGGTCGGGCTGTCGTCCGCAATCGCCGCCGGTCTCACCCGGACCGCGATGATGGATGACGACAAGATGTCGAAGATGCCGAGCCCGTCGGATTCCAGCGACAAGATGAACATGGGCCAGCCAGCGGGGCAGCCGCAGAACATGAGCGGTGGCCGCATGAACGACGACAAGATGAAGATGCCGCAGCAAGGCCAGGACAATTCCGGCATGCAGATGATGCAGATGATGCCGATGATGCCGATGATGCAGATGATGGAAAAGATGATGCGCGGCCAGATGAGTTCGTCCGGCAGCAGCGGCGCGATGAGCGGCCCGATGGACGCGACGGAACGGATCGAGGGGCGGATCGCCTTTCTGAAGGCCGAGCTGCAGGTCAGCGACAAGCAGGCCGCCGACTGGAACAGCGTCGCAGATGCGTTGCGTTCGAGCCGGCAGCACCTGCTGGAGGCGCGCAAGATGCTCGCAATGGACGACAGGCTGGGAAGCGCCGACCGTCTGGAGCACTACGAGCGGCATTTGTCCGAACGTCTGGAGGCGCTCAAGTCGGCTCGCGTGGCCTTCACGCGGCTCTACGCGTCGCTGAACGAAAGCCAGAAGCAGACCGCGGACACGATCCTGCTGCCCCTGATTGCCTCGTTCTGA
- a CDS encoding HAD family phosphatase — MTPLSPGSADALLFDLGRVVLDIDFSRAIACWAGHAGCKPEAIVARYVRDSEAYRLHEVGKISDADYFASLRSSLGIAISDAQFLEGWNAIFAGEMPDIAELLPRAARQMPLYAFSNTNRPHVDHFSKEYASLLGHFRELYLSSSIGLRKPDAEAFDHVVAAIGVPASRIVFFDDLAENIEGARARGLTAVHVTSPRDVGDALKKLGI; from the coding sequence GTGACCCCGCTCTCTCCCGGCAGCGCAGACGCGCTTCTGTTCGATCTCGGACGCGTGGTGCTCGACATCGATTTCTCCAGGGCGATCGCCTGCTGGGCGGGACACGCCGGCTGCAAGCCCGAAGCCATTGTCGCGCGCTATGTGCGCGACAGCGAAGCCTATCGGCTGCACGAGGTCGGCAAGATCAGCGACGCGGACTATTTCGCCTCGCTGCGCTCATCACTCGGGATCGCGATTTCCGACGCGCAGTTCCTGGAGGGCTGGAACGCGATCTTCGCCGGCGAGATGCCCGACATTGCGGAATTGTTGCCGCGTGCGGCCAGGCAGATGCCGCTCTACGCCTTCTCGAACACCAACCGGCCGCATGTCGACCATTTCTCGAAGGAATATGCCAGCCTGCTCGGCCATTTCCGCGAGCTCTACCTGTCGTCCAGCATCGGCCTGCGTAAACCGGACGCGGAGGCTTTCGACCATGTCGTGGCGGCAATCGGCGTGCCAGCGAGCCGCATCGTCTTCTTCGACGACCTCGCAGAAAACATCGAGGGGGCGCGGGCGCGCGGATTGACCGCGGTGCATGTGACCTCGCCCCGTGACGTCGGCGATGCGCTGAAAAAGCTCGGGATTTGA
- a CDS encoding OpgC domain-containing protein translates to MIDETIQLSGRSLQVAFLWRRRLWETITIRSVLAKPQRDVRLDLFRGLANWLIFLGHIPNSVLVWFTTRNYGFSDGADLFVLISGYTATFVFGTMMTERGFVVGATRLLRRVWQLYVAHLLLFFVYLTAVHYLAHRFDDLHLMDQFNVAPLMDFPVETLSQGLLLKFKPLNLDVLPLYIVLMAAFPVVLWFMLRWRNAVMIGSLGLYLAARHYGWNLPAYPSGVWYFNPFAWQLLFVFGAWLALGGAAASRWLLSSRTLLVMSCGYLLFALVMTLAERIPGLRDYIPDELAAIFIPNDKTNLGAYRVLHLASLVLIVVSLVPIDWPGLQSPLLQPLIRCGQQSLPVFCVGLFLSFIAHFLLDFGSEGIPAQLLVGAAGLWIMTGVAYYRTWSKSVDRSRSSKQGGEVGE, encoded by the coding sequence TTGATTGACGAGACGATCCAGTTATCCGGTCGGTCCCTGCAAGTTGCGTTTCTTTGGCGCCGCCGGCTCTGGGAGACGATCACGATCAGATCGGTTCTGGCCAAGCCCCAGCGCGACGTCCGGCTGGATCTGTTTCGCGGCCTGGCGAACTGGCTGATCTTCCTCGGACACATTCCGAATTCGGTGCTGGTCTGGTTCACGACGCGGAATTACGGCTTCAGCGACGGCGCCGATCTGTTCGTGTTGATCTCCGGCTACACCGCGACATTCGTGTTCGGCACCATGATGACGGAGCGCGGCTTCGTCGTCGGAGCAACCCGGCTGCTGCGACGGGTGTGGCAGCTCTATGTTGCCCATCTGCTGCTGTTCTTCGTCTATCTCACCGCCGTGCATTACCTCGCTCACAGGTTCGACGACCTTCATTTGATGGATCAGTTCAACGTCGCGCCGCTGATGGACTTTCCCGTCGAGACGCTATCGCAAGGCCTGCTCCTCAAGTTCAAGCCGCTCAATCTTGACGTCCTGCCGCTCTACATTGTGCTGATGGCGGCGTTTCCTGTCGTGCTCTGGTTCATGCTGCGATGGCGCAACGCGGTGATGATCGGCTCGCTTGGCCTTTATCTGGCCGCCCGCCATTACGGCTGGAACTTGCCCGCCTATCCCTCTGGCGTCTGGTATTTCAATCCGTTCGCCTGGCAACTGCTCTTCGTATTTGGAGCCTGGCTCGCCCTGGGAGGGGCGGCGGCAAGCCGCTGGCTGCTGTCGTCCCGCACGCTCCTTGTCATGAGCTGTGGCTACCTGCTCTTCGCGCTTGTGATGACATTGGCTGAGCGAATTCCCGGGCTCAGGGACTACATTCCCGACGAACTCGCCGCCATCTTCATACCGAACGACAAGACCAATCTCGGCGCCTATCGGGTCCTCCATCTGGCGAGCCTGGTGCTCATCGTCGTTTCGCTCGTTCCGATCGACTGGCCGGGACTGCAGTCGCCTTTGCTGCAGCCGTTGATTCGATGCGGCCAGCAATCCCTGCCGGTATTCTGCGTCGGCCTCTTCCTTTCGTTCATCGCGCATTTCCTGCTTGATTTCGGATCGGAGGGAATCCCGGCTCAGCTCCTCGTTGGCGCTGCGGGTCTCTGGATCATGACGGGCGTCGCCTACTACCGGACCTGGTCGAAAAGCGTGGACAGAAGCCGATCGTCCAAGCAGGGCGGGGAGGTGGGCGAATGA
- a CDS encoding S41 family peptidase — protein sequence MRKSLLFPLGALTGVCLTLLVSGPQGGLWAARAAAGADDAYSKLNLFGEVFERVKASYVEKPDNSKLIEGAIAGMVTSLDPHSRYMNDKAWTEMQETTSGEFGGLGIEVTMEDGLVKVVSPIDDTPASKAGIMSGDLISKIDGEAVQGMTLEQAVNKMKGPVDTKTKLTIVRKGADAPLDVAITREIIHVRPVRFHVENGDIGYIRVTSFNEQTTDGLKKAIASISKQVPQEKLVGYVMDLRNNPGGLLDQAVSVSSAFLQRGEVVSTRGRNPEETQRFTAHGGDLTKGKPLVILVNGGSASASEIVAGALHDHKRATIIGTRSFGKGSVQTIIPLGSGNGALALTTARYYTPSGRSIQAQGIAPDIEILQDVPPELKGRMDTMAESQMRGHLQAADGTEQTGSQSYVPPEEKDDKALHAAYDFLHGVTANAVASKPAPKAAVPN from the coding sequence ATGCGGAAATCCCTGCTGTTCCCCCTTGGCGCGCTCACCGGTGTGTGCCTGACCCTTCTGGTATCCGGTCCGCAGGGCGGACTATGGGCGGCGAGGGCGGCGGCGGGCGCGGACGATGCCTATTCCAAGCTCAACCTGTTCGGCGAAGTGTTCGAGCGGGTGAAGGCGAGCTATGTCGAGAAGCCGGACAATTCCAAGCTGATCGAAGGTGCGATCGCCGGCATGGTGACCTCGCTCGATCCGCATTCGCGCTACATGAACGACAAGGCCTGGACCGAGATGCAGGAGACCACCTCCGGCGAGTTCGGCGGGCTGGGCATCGAGGTCACGATGGAGGACGGCCTCGTCAAGGTCGTCTCGCCGATCGACGACACGCCGGCTTCGAAGGCCGGTATCATGTCAGGCGACCTCATCAGCAAGATCGACGGCGAGGCCGTGCAGGGCATGACGCTGGAGCAGGCCGTCAACAAGATGAAGGGCCCGGTCGACACCAAGACCAAGCTCACCATCGTCCGCAAGGGCGCGGACGCCCCGCTCGACGTCGCGATCACGCGCGAGATCATCCACGTGCGCCCCGTCCGCTTCCATGTCGAGAACGGGGATATCGGCTATATCCGCGTCACCTCGTTCAACGAGCAGACCACCGACGGCTTGAAGAAGGCGATCGCCTCGATCTCCAAGCAGGTGCCGCAGGAGAAGCTGGTTGGCTACGTGATGGACCTGCGCAACAATCCGGGCGGATTGCTCGACCAGGCCGTGTCGGTGTCGAGCGCCTTCCTGCAGCGCGGCGAGGTCGTCTCGACGCGCGGCCGCAATCCGGAAGAGACCCAGCGCTTTACCGCGCATGGCGGTGACCTCACCAAGGGCAAGCCGCTCGTGATCCTGGTCAATGGCGGCTCGGCTTCGGCCTCGGAGATCGTGGCCGGGGCGCTGCATGACCACAAGCGTGCAACGATCATCGGCACGCGCTCGTTCGGCAAGGGCTCGGTGCAGACCATCATCCCGCTCGGCTCCGGCAACGGCGCGCTGGCGCTGACTACGGCGCGCTACTACACGCCATCAGGCCGCTCGATCCAGGCCCAGGGCATCGCGCCCGACATCGAGATCCTCCAGGATGTGCCGCCCGAGCTGAAGGGCCGGATGGACACCATGGCGGAGTCCCAGATGCGCGGGCATCTGCAAGCCGCCGACGGCACCGAGCAGACCGGATCGCAATCCTATGTCCCGCCGGAGGAGAAGGACGACAAGGCCCTGCACGCGGCCTACGACTTCCTCCACGGCGTCACCGCCAATGCCGTTGCCTCGAAACCGGCGCCGAAGGCTGCGGTGCCGAACTAG
- the glp gene encoding gephyrin-like molybdotransferase Glp: MALMPVSDALAAVLAGAEPLPEETVSLAQAFHRVLARDIAARRTQPPEAMSAMDGYAVRAADAATIDSQLTVIGEVAAGRPFAGLVGAGEAVRIFTGGVVPAGADAIVIQEDTAADGKRITIKEAAIPGRHIRRAGIDFAEGDVLLRKGTRLTERDLALAAGMNHPHLPVQRRPKVAILATGDELVMPGATPGPGQIVYSNGYALHALARQEGADTVDLGVAADTLEATTAGIRRARESGADILITTGGASVGDHDLVQQALKAEGIAMSFWKIAMRPGKPMMHGRLDAMRVIGLPGNPVSSYVCAFLFMVPLIRALSGRTVIHHRRERAVLGRDLNANDQREDYLRTRLERRDDGTLIALPVNHQDSSLLANLAAAQALLVRAPFAPKAEAGTQCEVLLLPV, encoded by the coding sequence GTGGCCTTGATGCCGGTATCCGATGCGCTTGCCGCAGTGCTTGCCGGCGCGGAGCCGCTGCCTGAGGAGACGGTCTCCCTCGCCCAAGCCTTTCACCGCGTGCTCGCGCGCGACATCGCGGCGCGGCGGACGCAGCCGCCGGAGGCGATGTCGGCAATGGATGGCTATGCCGTGCGCGCGGCCGATGCGGCGACGATCGATTCCCAACTGACGGTGATCGGCGAGGTCGCGGCGGGGCGGCCGTTTGCCGGGTTGGTCGGCGCCGGCGAAGCGGTCCGCATATTCACTGGCGGCGTCGTTCCCGCCGGCGCGGATGCGATCGTGATCCAGGAGGATACGGCCGCGGACGGCAAGCGCATCACGATCAAGGAAGCAGCGATTCCCGGACGGCACATCCGGCGCGCCGGGATCGACTTTGCCGAGGGCGACGTGCTGCTGCGCAAGGGAACCCGGCTCACCGAGCGCGATCTCGCACTCGCCGCCGGGATGAATCATCCGCATTTGCCCGTGCAACGCCGTCCGAAGGTCGCGATCCTTGCCACCGGCGACGAGCTGGTGATGCCCGGCGCAACGCCCGGCCCCGGCCAGATCGTCTACTCCAACGGCTACGCCCTCCACGCACTCGCCCGCCAGGAGGGCGCCGATACCGTCGATCTCGGGGTTGCCGCCGATACGCTGGAGGCCACCACCGCCGGGATCCGCCGGGCCCGCGAGAGCGGCGCCGACATCCTGATCACGACCGGCGGCGCCTCGGTCGGCGACCACGATCTGGTCCAGCAGGCGCTCAAGGCCGAGGGCATCGCGATGTCGTTCTGGAAGATCGCGATGCGGCCGGGCAAGCCGATGATGCACGGCCGGCTCGACGCGATGCGCGTCATCGGCCTGCCCGGCAATCCCGTGTCATCCTACGTCTGCGCTTTCCTGTTCATGGTGCCGTTGATTCGCGCGCTGTCGGGCCGCACCGTGATTCATCATCGCCGCGAGCGCGCCGTGCTCGGCCGCGACCTCAATGCCAACGACCAGCGCGAGGATTATCTTCGCACGCGCCTGGAGCGGCGCGACGACGGCACGCTGATCGCCCTTCCGGTCAATCATCAGGATTCCTCGCTGCTTGCGAATCTCGCTGCAGCACAGGCACTTCTCGTGCGCGCGCCGTTCGCGCCCAAGGCCGAAGCCGGCACGCAATGCGAGGTGCTGCTGCTGCCCGTATGA
- a CDS encoding alpha-hydroxy acid oxidase: protein MNEAPRIRPERNVELGASNEPFQNLHEFIRKARANLNQNAWDYIVGAAETETTMRRNRMALDEIAFRPRVLRDVRKVDGSVEQFGRRMRLPVVLAPVGALEIFDPDGAASVARAAGTFGAAHMLSSVSEPGLEQTAEAAPDALRLYQLYVRGDDAFVADVVSRAEKNGYAAFCLTVDTAHYSRRERDIAKRYVRESRLRATGGDYQKGLEWRTVKMIKDTFKIPLILKGIATAEDAQIALDHGVEWIYVSNHGGRQLDHGRGAMHVLPEIVDAVKGRAKIMVDGGFCRGTDIVKALAAGADLVGIGRLQCWALAAAGEAGVARMLELLEDEVLRCLGLLGATSFAEVGKSCLHPAVATNAPSVFSAFPLFDHDPYRY from the coding sequence ATGAACGAAGCGCCCCGCATCCGGCCGGAACGGAACGTCGAACTCGGCGCCAGCAACGAGCCGTTCCAGAACCTGCACGAATTCATCCGGAAGGCGCGCGCCAACCTCAACCAGAATGCCTGGGACTACATCGTCGGCGCCGCCGAGACCGAGACCACGATGCGCCGCAATCGGATGGCGCTGGACGAGATCGCCTTCCGTCCCCGCGTGCTGCGCGACGTCCGCAAGGTCGATGGAAGCGTCGAGCAGTTCGGCCGCAGGATGCGCCTGCCGGTGGTGCTGGCCCCGGTCGGCGCGCTCGAGATATTTGACCCGGATGGGGCCGCGAGCGTCGCGCGCGCTGCCGGCACTTTCGGTGCGGCGCATATGCTGAGCTCGGTGTCCGAACCCGGCCTGGAGCAGACCGCCGAGGCTGCCCCCGACGCGCTGCGTCTCTACCAGCTCTATGTGCGCGGCGATGACGCCTTCGTCGCCGACGTCGTCAGCCGGGCCGAGAAGAACGGCTACGCGGCCTTCTGCCTGACCGTGGACACCGCCCATTACAGCCGTCGCGAACGTGACATCGCCAAGCGCTACGTTCGCGAAAGCCGCCTGCGCGCCACCGGCGGCGACTACCAGAAGGGACTGGAGTGGCGGACGGTGAAGATGATCAAGGACACGTTCAAGATCCCTCTGATCCTGAAGGGTATCGCCACCGCCGAGGATGCGCAGATCGCGCTCGATCACGGCGTCGAGTGGATCTACGTCTCCAACCATGGCGGACGCCAGCTCGACCACGGCCGCGGCGCCATGCATGTGCTGCCTGAAATCGTCGACGCCGTGAAAGGCCGCGCCAAGATCATGGTCGATGGCGGCTTCTGCCGCGGCACCGACATCGTCAAGGCGCTTGCGGCGGGCGCCGACCTCGTCGGCATCGGCCGGCTGCAATGCTGGGCCCTGGCCGCGGCCGGCGAAGCCGGCGTGGCGCGAATGCTGGAACTGCTGGAAGACGAGGTGCTGCGCTGCCTCGGCCTTTTGGGCGCCACCTCATTCGCCGAGGTTGGCAAGTCCTGCCTGCATCCGGCCGTCGCGACCAATGCGCCGAGCGTGTTCAGCGCGTTCCCGCTGTTCGACCACGATCCGTACCGATACTGA